One genomic region from Glaciimonas sp. PAMC28666 encodes:
- a CDS encoding DUF4157 domain-containing protein produces the protein MKAPLQAPVQEDQTRQSDMAQRASTMQTTRDGGFVDNRPVAVAQRKLQEMINNSPRMLQQKAFADMINNSPRVLQQKAQMDAIQNSPRMVAQRQKMDALFGGPVQRQEDQVSHDGLQPERAMEKSVQAKSSSEAPLQLAQAPAAKSNNTGLPDQLKSGIESMSGMSMDHVKVHYNSSQPAQLNAHAYAQGSDIHLAPGQEKHLPHEAWHVVQQAQGRVRPTLQIKAGAVNDDPSLEKEADMMGEKAVQFEGDHVARNLVAEECVLSLVTQRVAGFTFVTFANDTGTQSASRGTTQLMTIDNGPSIMQRKVTHGLMMAEFGSQGPEKIPPLIGTWLKELEEQIYKFCLSHANEVNNKLPEGDQLIGQTNKLVKTIMNTLAKAVNGYEEIAGYMRELTMAAAHTASGAAVSGSTDNTGKADAIWQPVGGEQYAAQMKTVKTWQNIFVDENLPKAIEQLAGKHGEVPPKKAKLVADLAVLQPISEVSLNPSDIFTSLRNVLQTQWGEGTYSEHVYQIRLWVDLVSPAGELHNACWTFDNQGNGISSVITTRRSPQQQQVSQVRQGAPHRFILAYPAAYPTAFKGGTATLYELANDYSVLNNHKRELTKKDATEKEKAFAVAGHNKSKASDETEEAEGMGLNIFD, from the coding sequence ATGAAAGCTCCACTGCAAGCACCGGTGCAAGAAGATCAGACCCGCCAATCTGATATGGCCCAGCGAGCGTCGACCATGCAGACAACGCGGGACGGTGGCTTTGTAGACAATCGACCGGTAGCAGTAGCGCAGCGCAAACTGCAAGAAATGATCAACAACAGCCCCCGGATGTTGCAGCAGAAAGCATTCGCCGACATGATCAACAACAGTCCGCGCGTGCTGCAACAAAAAGCACAGATGGACGCCATCCAGAATAGTCCCCGTATGGTGGCGCAGCGTCAGAAAATGGATGCGCTATTCGGTGGCCCGGTGCAGCGGCAAGAGGACCAGGTATCGCACGATGGTCTGCAACCTGAGCGAGCAATGGAAAAGTCGGTACAGGCAAAATCATCCTCTGAAGCCCCATTGCAATTAGCCCAGGCACCAGCTGCAAAATCAAACAATACCGGCCTGCCCGACCAGCTTAAATCCGGCATCGAATCGATGTCTGGCATGTCGATGGATCACGTCAAGGTGCACTACAACTCGTCGCAACCGGCGCAATTGAATGCACATGCCTATGCACAAGGCAGTGACATTCATCTTGCGCCGGGCCAGGAGAAGCATTTGCCGCATGAGGCTTGGCATGTGGTGCAGCAGGCGCAAGGGCGGGTTCGGCCTACTTTGCAGATCAAGGCGGGCGCGGTCAACGACGATCCTTCATTGGAGAAAGAGGCTGACATGATGGGCGAGAAAGCCGTGCAGTTCGAGGGCGACCATGTTGCACGGAACCTAGTGGCAGAGGAATGCGTATTAAGTTTAGTAACCCAGCGTGTCGCCGGTTTCACCTTTGTTACGTTTGCTAACGATACGGGCACGCAGAGTGCATCCCGAGGCACGACGCAGTTGATGACAATAGACAATGGTCCGTCAATCATGCAGCGCAAGGTTACCCACGGATTAATGATGGCTGAGTTTGGCTCGCAGGGGCCGGAAAAAATCCCCCCCCTCATTGGTACCTGGTTGAAAGAATTGGAAGAGCAAATCTACAAATTTTGCCTCAGCCATGCCAATGAAGTGAATAATAAACTCCCGGAAGGCGATCAGTTGATCGGTCAAACTAACAAATTGGTAAAAACCATTATGAATACGCTAGCTAAGGCGGTCAACGGCTACGAAGAGATCGCGGGCTACATGCGCGAACTGACCATGGCTGCCGCCCACACCGCCTCAGGTGCCGCAGTATCCGGGAGCACCGACAATACCGGCAAAGCGGATGCAATCTGGCAGCCAGTCGGTGGTGAACAATATGCTGCGCAAATGAAAACGGTGAAGACGTGGCAAAATATTTTTGTTGATGAAAATCTACCAAAAGCAATTGAACAGTTAGCTGGAAAACATGGCGAAGTTCCGCCCAAAAAAGCAAAACTGGTAGCCGATCTGGCGGTATTGCAACCCATTTCTGAGGTTAGTCTCAATCCATCTGACATTTTCACGAGTCTGCGAAATGTATTGCAGACCCAATGGGGGGAAGGTACTTATAGCGAGCATGTCTACCAAATCCGGTTGTGGGTCGATCTCGTATCACCCGCTGGTGAGTTGCATAACGCCTGCTGGACTTTCGACAACCAAGGCAACGGCATCTCATCAGTGATCACGACGCGACGCTCGCCGCAGCAGCAGCAAGTGTCACAAGTCCGGCAAGGGGCTCCTCACCGTTTCATACTCGCGTATCCGGCAGCATATCCAACTGCCTTCAAAGGAGGAACCGCGACGCTATACGAATTGGCCAACGACTATAGCGTTCTCAATAATCATAAACGTGAATTAACAAAAAAGGATGCCACAGAGAAAGAAAAAGCTTTCGCCGTTGCCGGTCATAATAAATCAAAAGCTAGCGATGAGACAGAAGAGGCCGAAGGCATGGGTTTAAACATATTTGACTAA
- a CDS encoding phage tail assembly protein — protein MSAVKTSVAPTSTNHVTVILDEPLQRGETVITEIQLRKPKAGELRGVSLVDVANLDVMALQKVLPRITQPILTTQDVNNLDLADLMALGAEVAYFLAKKADRNMVSPTA, from the coding sequence ATGTCAGCCGTCAAAACTTCCGTTGCACCCACTTCCACCAACCACGTCACCGTTATTCTGGACGAACCGCTGCAACGCGGCGAAACCGTCATTACCGAAATTCAATTACGCAAACCAAAAGCCGGAGAGCTGCGCGGCGTCTCACTGGTCGATGTCGCCAACCTCGATGTCATGGCCCTGCAAAAAGTATTGCCGCGCATCACCCAACCAATCCTCACCACGCAAGATGTCAACAATCTGGACCTTGCCGATCTGATGGCACTGGGGGCCGAGGTGGCCTATTTTTTAGCGAAGAAAGCGGATCGGAACATGGTCTCCCCGACTGCGTAG
- a CDS encoding phage major tail tube protein, whose protein sequence is MGLPNKLKEFNVFNDGASYMGLVPELTLPKLSRKMEEYRAGGMSGPIMVDMGNEALTLEWTTGGLVVDALKQYAAKSHNAVQLRFAGAYQNDDTGDVLAVEVVVRGRHKEIDMGSAKIGDDTAHKYSTAVSYYKLTVDNVDLIELDFMNCIEKINGVSVNDALRQAIGL, encoded by the coding sequence ATGGGCTTACCCAACAAACTCAAAGAGTTTAATGTGTTCAACGATGGCGCCTCCTACATGGGGCTGGTGCCAGAACTGACGCTCCCAAAACTCAGCCGAAAAATGGAAGAATACCGTGCCGGTGGCATGAGCGGCCCGATCATGGTCGATATGGGTAACGAAGCGCTGACACTCGAATGGACAACGGGCGGCCTCGTTGTTGACGCATTAAAGCAATACGCTGCCAAATCCCACAACGCTGTGCAATTACGCTTTGCCGGGGCCTATCAAAATGACGATACCGGCGACGTATTAGCCGTTGAAGTGGTGGTACGCGGACGGCATAAAGAAATCGATATGGGGTCTGCCAAAATTGGCGACGACACCGCCCATAAGTACAGTACCGCCGTCAGTTATTACAAACTCACGGTCGATAACGTCGACCTGATCGAACTCGATTTTATGAACTGTATTGAAAAGATCAACGGCGTCAGCGTCAACGATGCACTGCGCCAAGCCATCGGTCTGTAA
- a CDS encoding phage tail tape measure protein translates to MADLRLQVIMTALDNITGPLKKIRGAASPTSAALKATSERLKELNQQQGAAGKFRELHAGLSTTSQQLKIAQANVNHLAKEFKTAASPAKEMAKRFEDAKAAAKKLSIAFSEDQIKLQGLRDEMARAGIQTGALRGAIANAGKSTANFGLHQRQLRTDIAATTAQLEEQKNKLAAVARQQARMAKVRAQFAKTRDFAGNAAAVGITSGAMGGGMLMGARRMLTPGVDFNAAMSRVQALSGLDKQSEAFTGLRDQSRTLGATTSYTATEAAEGQGYLAMAGFKPDEILQSMPTVLSMAKAGGSDLARTADIASDILTSFGLQSDQMARVGDVLTMTFTTANTNLEMLGDTMKYVGPIAKAAGMSLEQASAMAGLLGNAGIKSSMAGTTLRSMLLRLAAPTSKAASALDELGIASRDLKGDVRDIPAILRDVADATKLLGSGQRLDYLKQIFGEEPAAGMAALIDKQGADGINRYVAIIENAKGVARKTATIMADNLQGDLQTMRSSWEDLGITASDAIDQPLRRVTSRIADILRGISKWMQHNPALTASLLKIALGIGAVMAVTGTLALTLASIVVPIAALKMALGLLGLKAWGLLPALRNIGGGLISVGSRALVLGRTLAGPLTILGRIVQGAMLVGATIAGLPLWGIAALTAVLVGAAIAIYKFWGPISSFFIGLFKGLTRGIGSAAMPAFKALGSALSWLWEGMRNFGGMLVHCMPFLALLAKAFEPVKVAILWIIEGLSWLWQPMRDTSAAAESMGERIGNSVGKVVGWILALPAKFATLGVNIITGLINGMTGMLGWVQGKVAGIADSVIGVFKDKLGIRSPSRVFASVGDHTMQGLAIGLQRSEDAPVAQVSSLAKRLTQLGAGIAIGAATMPAMAFDTRPPMAPPGANGGTVIQGDTIQITIQTTPGMDGNAIALAVAQALDRRDREKRARQRSSLHDY, encoded by the coding sequence ATGGCGGACCTACGATTACAAGTCATCATGACAGCGCTGGACAATATTACGGGTCCGCTGAAGAAAATACGTGGTGCGGCTTCGCCTACCAGTGCCGCGCTAAAAGCCACCAGTGAACGCTTAAAGGAACTGAATCAACAGCAAGGCGCCGCTGGCAAGTTTCGTGAGCTGCACGCAGGTCTCAGCACCACGTCCCAGCAATTAAAAATCGCACAAGCCAACGTTAACCACTTAGCGAAAGAATTCAAGACTGCCGCCAGTCCCGCCAAAGAAATGGCAAAGCGATTTGAGGATGCCAAAGCGGCGGCAAAAAAACTCAGCATCGCATTCAGTGAGGACCAGATCAAACTGCAAGGCTTGCGTGACGAGATGGCCCGGGCGGGTATTCAGACCGGTGCACTGCGCGGCGCCATCGCCAACGCAGGCAAAAGCACGGCTAATTTTGGCCTACATCAACGTCAGTTGCGCACCGACATCGCCGCCACTACCGCCCAACTGGAAGAACAAAAAAACAAGCTGGCCGCCGTCGCCCGTCAGCAAGCGCGCATGGCCAAGGTGCGCGCCCAATTTGCCAAAACCCGGGACTTTGCCGGTAACGCCGCTGCGGTCGGCATCACCAGTGGTGCCATGGGCGGTGGCATGCTGATGGGCGCAAGACGCATGCTCACCCCCGGCGTGGATTTCAACGCCGCCATGTCACGCGTGCAGGCCCTCAGTGGCCTTGATAAACAATCAGAAGCCTTCACCGGCTTACGCGACCAGTCTCGCACCTTGGGTGCCACCACCAGTTACACCGCTACTGAAGCGGCCGAAGGGCAAGGCTATCTGGCCATGGCCGGTTTCAAACCGGATGAAATCCTGCAATCCATGCCGACCGTCCTATCGATGGCAAAAGCGGGCGGGTCAGACCTGGCGCGCACCGCCGATATCGCCTCCGACATCCTGACCAGCTTCGGCTTGCAATCCGATCAAATGGCCCGCGTGGGTGACGTACTGACCATGACCTTCACCACCGCCAACACCAATCTGGAAATGCTGGGCGACACCATGAAGTATGTCGGCCCGATTGCCAAAGCGGCCGGAATGTCGTTAGAGCAGGCATCCGCCATGGCCGGCTTACTGGGTAACGCCGGGATCAAAAGCAGTATGGCGGGCACGACGCTGCGCTCGATGCTGTTGCGCTTGGCCGCGCCCACATCCAAGGCCGCAAGCGCATTGGACGAACTGGGGATCGCCTCACGCGACCTAAAAGGCGACGTGCGCGATATTCCTGCCATTTTGCGTGACGTCGCCGACGCCACTAAACTGCTAGGCAGTGGTCAGCGCCTCGACTACTTAAAACAGATTTTTGGGGAAGAACCGGCAGCAGGCATGGCCGCGCTAATCGACAAGCAAGGCGCGGATGGCATCAATCGCTATGTCGCCATTATCGAAAACGCCAAAGGCGTCGCCCGAAAAACTGCCACCATCATGGCCGACAACCTGCAAGGCGACCTACAAACAATGCGTTCGTCCTGGGAGGATCTTGGTATCACGGCCTCTGACGCGATTGATCAACCTTTGCGCCGGGTAACGTCCCGGATCGCCGACATCCTGCGCGGCATCAGCAAATGGATGCAGCACAACCCGGCTTTGACGGCATCGTTACTGAAAATTGCCCTGGGAATTGGCGCGGTGATGGCGGTCACCGGCACGCTGGCGTTAACCCTGGCCAGCATCGTTGTACCTATCGCCGCGCTCAAAATGGCACTGGGATTGCTGGGCCTCAAGGCATGGGGGCTACTGCCAGCATTGCGCAATATCGGTGGGGGCCTGATATCCGTCGGATCGCGTGCTCTGGTCTTGGGCCGCACGCTTGCCGGACCCCTCACCATTCTCGGCCGTATCGTCCAGGGGGCAATGCTGGTCGGTGCGACAATCGCAGGACTACCTCTATGGGGCATTGCCGCTTTAACCGCCGTGCTTGTGGGGGCGGCAATTGCCATCTATAAATTTTGGGGACCCATCAGTAGTTTCTTCATTGGACTGTTCAAAGGTCTGACGCGTGGCATCGGCAGTGCTGCGATGCCCGCATTCAAAGCCCTGGGGAGCGCTTTGTCGTGGCTATGGGAAGGTATGAGGAACTTCGGCGGCATGTTAGTCCATTGCATGCCGTTCCTTGCCCTTCTCGCTAAAGCCTTCGAACCGGTAAAAGTCGCTATCCTCTGGATTATTGAAGGCTTAAGCTGGTTGTGGCAACCCATGCGCGATACCAGCGCTGCCGCTGAGAGCATGGGCGAAAGAATCGGTAACAGCGTGGGGAAAGTAGTCGGTTGGATCCTTGCACTACCGGCCAAATTTGCCACGCTCGGCGTCAATATCATCACCGGCCTGATCAATGGTATGACGGGCATGCTGGGATGGGTGCAAGGAAAGGTCGCTGGCATTGCAGACAGCGTCATTGGCGTGTTTAAAGACAAGCTTGGTATCCGTAGCCCAAGTCGGGTTTTTGCATCCGTGGGCGATCACACGATGCAAGGTCTGGCGATCGGTCTGCAACGCAGCGAAGATGCCCCAGTAGCGCAGGTCAGCAGCCTTGCCAAACGCTTAACGCAACTGGGCGCGGGTATCGCCATTGGTGCCGCCACCATGCCCGCGATGGCGTTTGATACCCGCCCACCGATGGCACCGCCTGGAGCCAACGGCGGCACGGTTATCCAGGGCGACACAATCCAGATCACCATCCAGACCACACCCGGCATGGATGGCAACGCGATTGCGCTAGCGGTCGCACAGGCGCTAGACCGGCGCGATCGTGAAAAACGTGCACGTCAACGTTCCAGTTTGCACGACTATTAA
- a CDS encoding GpE family phage tail protein, translating into MADIAVVFHWDPAAMAAFTLNELMDWRERARLRSTAEQ; encoded by the coding sequence ATGGCCGACATCGCCGTGGTGTTTCATTGGGACCCGGCGGCGATGGCGGCATTTACATTAAATGAATTGATGGACTGGCGCGAACGCGCCCGATTGCGTAGCACTGCAGAGCAATAA
- a CDS encoding BrnT family toxin, whose protein sequence is MDITFDTDKNERNIRDRDLSFEQAADFDFATAEIALDERNDYGEERYIAVGYLGQRLHVLCFTESNAGIRVISFRKANLREGKIHEKPLTFHQ, encoded by the coding sequence ATGGATATTACATTTGATACTGACAAGAACGAACGTAACATCCGAGATCGAGACCTTAGCTTTGAGCAAGCTGCGGATTTTGATTTTGCTACCGCGGAAATTGCATTAGATGAACGCAATGATTATGGCGAAGAGCGCTATATCGCGGTGGGATACCTTGGGCAACGTCTCCACGTGCTATGTTTTACAGAAAGCAACGCCGGAATACGCGTTATTAGCTTTCGTAAAGCCAATCTAAGAGAAGGAAAGATACATGAAAAACCACTTACCTTTCACCAATAA
- a CDS encoding tail fiber assembly protein, translating into MAKGWMMVKRHKAMKATMHVAPPQAMIPPALLGNRFIYTDVRSPVRQVNGIRCEVKFDAKDDYWSFLATPNDVEPHGRAIYAECDSGRWGPVPDYYPSDAELIAAAVERISTGLRIATTAITRYQDRIDIDDATQVDIALLKAWKIYRVGLNRIVDQPDYPHRLTWPVPPDLALF; encoded by the coding sequence ATGGCAAAGGGTTGGATGATGGTGAAACGACACAAAGCAATGAAAGCGACAATGCACGTGGCTCCCCCGCAAGCCATGATCCCACCAGCACTGCTCGGGAACCGGTTTATCTATACAGACGTGCGCTCGCCGGTACGACAGGTCAATGGCATCCGTTGCGAAGTGAAATTCGACGCCAAAGACGACTACTGGTCGTTTTTAGCCACACCTAATGATGTCGAACCGCACGGACGCGCCATATACGCGGAATGCGATAGCGGTCGCTGGGGGCCGGTACCGGATTATTACCCCAGCGATGCCGAACTGATCGCCGCCGCCGTCGAACGCATAAGCACCGGTTTGCGCATCGCGACCACGGCGATCACCCGATATCAGGACCGGATCGATATCGACGACGCCACACAGGTCGATATCGCCTTGCTCAAAGCGTGGAAGATTTATCGGGTCGGCCTCAATCGGATAGTCGATCAACCCGACTACCCGCACCGACTGACGTGGCCGGTCCCTCCGGACCTTGCCCTTTTTTAA
- a CDS encoding contractile injection system protein, VgrG/Pvc8 family, protein MNDHTPDFLVTLDGRDLTAIIRPRLISLTLTECRDESADQLDIALDDTDGQLAIPYKGAKIHLHIGWKHSGLVDKGTFTVDEVEHSGAPDTITLRARTVNLIDTFRQVEEHSFHDTTLGAIIEVIAFRQQLKVGISDTLRDISVKHIDQTRESDAAFLRRLGKQYDAVATVKNDTLIFTSASRSQTVSSKPLPLIDITRQLGDGHRYHSAERDSYTGVRVFWQNDKQVLRRSVVTGPTGNAKRLRTTYANEDDARTAAVAEWLRIQRGLATFELTLAVGNPELIPQSPVTVSGFKATIDSVDWLTAKVTHSIGSNGFTTAIELEIKTEEAEVEREEQTDPDEGITGVTAAWRDKVSKQQGEELAGARGNPKALQHLYVSKQSASRAAKLEWEKIRERREIIEENSTQ, encoded by the coding sequence ATGAACGACCATACCCCGGACTTTCTGGTCACCTTAGATGGCCGTGACTTAACTGCGATCATCCGTCCGCGTCTGATCAGCCTGACGCTGACCGAATGCCGCGACGAGTCAGCCGACCAGCTCGACATCGCGCTCGACGACACCGACGGTCAACTTGCCATCCCGTACAAAGGCGCAAAGATCCATCTACACATCGGCTGGAAACACAGCGGCCTTGTCGACAAAGGCACCTTTACCGTCGATGAAGTCGAACACAGTGGCGCACCCGACACCATCACGTTGCGCGCCCGGACTGTCAATCTGATCGATACCTTTCGGCAAGTCGAAGAACATAGCTTCCATGACACCACGCTCGGGGCAATCATTGAAGTCATTGCGTTTCGGCAGCAACTCAAAGTAGGAATATCGGACACTCTACGAGACATTTCAGTTAAACACATCGACCAGACCCGCGAGAGCGACGCCGCCTTCCTGCGCCGCCTTGGCAAACAATACGATGCCGTCGCGACTGTCAAAAACGATACCCTGATTTTTACGTCCGCCAGCCGCAGCCAGACCGTCTCCAGCAAGCCATTACCCCTAATCGATATCACACGCCAACTCGGTGACGGCCACCGCTATCACAGCGCGGAACGCGACAGCTATACCGGCGTGCGGGTATTCTGGCAGAATGACAAGCAAGTCCTGCGTCGCAGTGTGGTGACCGGCCCAACGGGCAACGCCAAACGGCTGCGCACCACCTATGCAAACGAAGACGATGCGCGTACGGCGGCAGTGGCGGAATGGCTGCGCATCCAACGCGGATTGGCGACGTTTGAACTGACGCTGGCCGTAGGCAATCCGGAACTGATCCCGCAGTCACCGGTCACGGTATCGGGCTTTAAAGCAACCATCGATAGCGTGGACTGGCTGACAGCGAAAGTCACGCACAGCATCGGCAGCAATGGCTTTACCACCGCCATCGAACTGGAAATCAAAACGGAAGAAGCGGAAGTGGAACGCGAAGAGCAGACCGACCCGGATGAAGGAATCACCGGCGTCACGGCAGCGTGGCGCGATAAGGTCAGCAAGCAACAAGGGGAGGAACTGGCGGGCGCTCGTGGCAATCCGAAAGCACTTCAACACCTCTACGTCAGCAAGCAAAGCGCCAGCCGCGCCGCCAAACTCGAATGGGAGAAAATACGGGAGCGGCGGGAGATTATTGAAGAAAATAGCACGCAATGA
- a CDS encoding BrnA antitoxin family protein yields MKNHLPFTNKEGEVRELTAEDLARFKPATEVLSDSLLKKLGVSKRGPQKSPVKERITIRLSPDVLMQFRATGDGWQTRMDAALRDWLKDHALTH; encoded by the coding sequence ATGAAAAACCACTTACCTTTCACCAATAAAGAAGGTGAAGTCCGTGAACTAACAGCCGAGGACTTGGCACGGTTTAAACCGGCGACAGAAGTACTGTCTGATTCGCTGTTAAAAAAACTAGGCGTCAGCAAACGTGGCCCACAAAAATCTCCGGTTAAAGAGCGCATTACCATTCGCTTGTCGCCGGATGTATTAATGCAGTTCCGCGCTACTGGGGACGGTTGGCAAACACGCATGGATGCCGCATTGCGCGATTGGTTGAAAGACCATGCGTTAACGCATTAA
- a CDS encoding phage tail sheath protein: MSTDYHHGVRVLEINDGTRPIRTISTAVIGLVATAEDADPLTFPLDTPVLLTNVIAALGKAGKKGTLSRTLEAIGLQTKPFTIVVRVAEGDDEAATTSNVIGTVTASGKYTGIKALLAAQGKLGIKPRILGAPGLDTQAVTNAMVSVAQQLRGFVYASAWGCLTKEDAVAYRKDFGQRELMLIWPDFVGWDMATNAEASISAVAYALGLRAKIDEQIGWHKTLSNMPVNGPTGISSDVFWDLQDPATDAGYLNGKEVTTLINNGGFRFWGSRTCEVPEFFFFENYTRTAQVLADTIAEAHFTYIDKPLHPSLVKDLIESINSKFRDLKAQGYIIDGSAWYDEAFNSKDTLKAGKLAIDYDYTPVPPLENLVFQQRITDRYLADFASRITA, translated from the coding sequence ATGTCCACCGATTACCACCACGGCGTACGCGTCCTCGAAATCAACGACGGCACGCGCCCGATCCGCACCATCAGCACCGCCGTCATTGGCCTCGTTGCCACCGCAGAAGATGCCGATCCCTTGACGTTTCCGCTCGACACGCCGGTGTTATTAACCAACGTCATTGCGGCGCTCGGCAAAGCCGGTAAGAAAGGAACCTTAAGCCGCACACTCGAAGCCATCGGTCTGCAAACCAAGCCCTTTACGATCGTCGTGCGGGTAGCCGAAGGGGACGACGAAGCCGCCACCACCAGCAACGTGATCGGCACGGTGACCGCCAGCGGCAAATATACCGGCATCAAAGCCTTGCTGGCCGCGCAAGGCAAACTCGGCATCAAGCCACGCATCCTCGGCGCGCCCGGTCTCGACACCCAAGCAGTCACCAACGCCATGGTCAGCGTGGCGCAACAGTTGCGCGGCTTTGTGTATGCGTCGGCATGGGGCTGCCTGACTAAAGAAGACGCCGTCGCCTATCGGAAAGACTTCGGCCAACGCGAGTTGATGCTGATCTGGCCCGACTTTGTCGGCTGGGATATGGCGACCAATGCCGAAGCCAGCATCTCCGCCGTCGCTTACGCACTCGGCTTGCGCGCCAAGATCGATGAACAAATCGGCTGGCATAAAACCTTATCGAATATGCCAGTCAATGGCCCGACCGGCATCAGTAGCGACGTGTTCTGGGATCTGCAGGACCCGGCCACCGACGCGGGGTATCTGAACGGAAAGGAAGTCACCACGTTAATCAACAATGGCGGCTTTCGCTTCTGGGGTTCGCGCACCTGTGAAGTGCCGGAATTCTTCTTCTTTGAAAATTACACCCGCACCGCCCAAGTGCTGGCCGACACGATAGCGGAGGCGCATTTTACGTATATCGACAAGCCGCTGCATCCGTCCCTCGTCAAAGATTTAATTGAAAGCATCAATTCAAAATTTCGTGACTTGAAGGCACAGGGCTACATCATCGACGGCAGTGCCTGGTATGACGAAGCGTTCAACAGCAAGGACACCTTAAAGGCCGGAAAACTCGCCATCGACTACGACTACACGCCGGTGCCACCACTCGAAAATCTGGTGTTCCAGCAACGCATTACCGACCGCTATCTGGCCGACTTCGCCAGCCGCATTACCGCTTAA
- a CDS encoding phage tail protein codes for MMMALGMFVFSLPTLAYQELQRQTEWKHVSNARVGARDAFQYTGKGDDTITLSGWIAPELTGSLYALDALHLMADTGKSWILIQGTGRIYGAYIITSMTEGKTHFGIDGNPGRIEFAITLKCTDDDVHNALNNLGNIGTLRDMLTLEGLANNLNAVNGIGSIASGVVNR; via the coding sequence ATGATGATGGCCCTCGGCATGTTCGTCTTCAGCCTCCCCACGTTGGCGTATCAGGAACTCCAACGCCAGACCGAATGGAAACACGTCAGCAACGCCCGTGTCGGGGCGCGTGACGCGTTTCAATACACCGGCAAGGGCGACGACACCATCACGCTCTCGGGCTGGATAGCGCCCGAACTCACCGGTTCGCTCTATGCACTCGACGCATTACACCTGATGGCCGATACCGGCAAGTCATGGATCCTGATTCAGGGGACCGGACGGATTTATGGCGCGTATATCATCACCAGCATGACCGAAGGCAAAACCCATTTCGGCATCGACGGCAATCCAGGACGGATCGAGTTTGCGATCACGCTCAAATGCACCGATGACGACGTTCACAACGCATTGAACAACCTGGGCAACATCGGCACGCTGCGCGATATGCTCACGCTTGAAGGGCTGGCCAACAACCTCAATGCGGTCAACGGCATTGGCAGCATCGCCAGTGGTGTGGTAAACCGATGA
- a CDS encoding phage tail protein I, which yields MNKHIPPPYRSLLPPNTTPQERALEAATARISAVPIPLRTLNNPTTCPIDLLPWLAWQLSVDSWKPYWSEEVRRARVRGAMAIHRQKGTAKSVKDVVAAFGGAILLNEWWQKSPKGEPHTFDLMMTLSGAGGNTATAAFVDDVIAEVNRTKPVRSHFTFTQGLDTCAAIAVVSALRPVIYARLNLTEAP from the coding sequence ATGAATAAGCACATTCCACCGCCGTATCGGTCGCTCTTGCCGCCCAACACCACGCCGCAGGAACGCGCTCTGGAAGCGGCAACCGCTCGCATCTCCGCCGTTCCGATTCCGTTGCGCACGCTCAATAACCCGACCACTTGCCCGATTGATCTGTTGCCATGGCTGGCGTGGCAATTGTCCGTGGATAGCTGGAAACCGTACTGGAGCGAAGAAGTCCGGCGCGCCCGTGTGCGCGGCGCGATGGCGATTCATCGCCAGAAAGGTACCGCCAAGTCGGTGAAGGATGTCGTCGCCGCATTCGGTGGCGCGATCCTGCTCAACGAGTGGTGGCAGAAGTCACCCAAGGGCGAACCGCACACCTTTGATTTGATGATGACCTTAAGCGGTGCTGGCGGCAACACCGCCACAGCGGCCTTTGTCGACGACGTGATCGCCGAAGTCAACCGGACCAAGCCGGTGCGCAGTCATTTTACGTTCACGCAAGGACTAGACACCTGCGCCGCCATCGCCGTGGTGAGCGCGCTACGTCCGGTGATTTATGCCCGCCTTAACCTTACCGAAGCCCCATAA